A window of Pedobacter lusitanus contains these coding sequences:
- a CDS encoding VOC family protein, with amino-acid sequence MERKKFIQTATLGAAGLLAGSAVSLSAKNKNMETIAQKNKGFSRVNHVGIVVADLDKSIAFYEALTGLKVSNVDQIGGDRMAQVLGLKKTLIRYANLHLENINMDLLEYEQPEPVKAHYDNNQISAMHLCFEVDNIQDAVKRLKDAGIKLSGEPIIFEAADGLKSGFGTAVAYFDDPDGTHLEIIEPQGPFKRERK; translated from the coding sequence ATGGAACGTAAAAAATTCATACAGACAGCCACTTTGGGAGCAGCAGGATTACTTGCGGGTAGTGCTGTTTCTTTGTCTGCAAAAAATAAAAATATGGAAACTATAGCTCAAAAAAATAAAGGTTTTAGCCGTGTGAACCACGTTGGGATTGTTGTTGCAGATCTCGATAAATCTATAGCTTTTTATGAAGCGCTGACAGGCCTTAAAGTAAGTAATGTTGATCAGATTGGCGGAGATCGTATGGCTCAGGTTTTAGGCTTGAAAAAAACACTCATCCGTTATGCAAATCTTCATCTTGAAAATATCAATATGGATCTGCTGGAATATGAGCAGCCTGAACCGGTAAAAGCACATTACGATAATAATCAGATTAGTGCGATGCATTTATGTTTTGAAGTTGATAATATTCAGGATGCTGTTAAACGATTGAAAGATGCCGGGATTAAGTTATCAGGTGAGCCTATCATTTTTGAAGCAGCAGATGGATTGAAATCAGGTTTTGGTACAGCAGTAGCTTATTTTGATGATCCTGATGGAACACATCTGGAAATTATTGAACCACAAGGTCCATTTAAAAGAGAACGTAAATAA
- a CDS encoding alkene reductase — MSLFESYSGKGLELKNRVVMAPMTRARNPDGIPNALNALYYEQRTGAGLIITEGTAISPTSMGVLHVPGLFTKEQVNGWKLVTDAVHEQGSKIFTQLWHVGRVSHISNQPDRQAPVGASTIQAAESNAWGYDENGKESFVIASKPKALTTAEVKQVVNDFANASANAIEAGFDGVELHGANGYLMEQFLNPYTNDRTDQYGGSVENRSRFLLEAIDASIAKIGAEKVAIRLTPYGGLHELPHYQEIEQTYAYLASELGKRGIVYIHLMDQKSRGSFAIPDGFLERFRANFEGIIILAGGMNKEISEKYLEKGLIDLAAIGEAFIANPDLADRLKYDYELALPNRDLHYGGGALGYTDYPVCEA; from the coding sequence ATGAGCTTATTTGAATCTTATTCAGGCAAAGGACTTGAACTAAAAAACAGAGTTGTAATGGCTCCTATGACCCGCGCACGTAATCCCGATGGGATTCCTAACGCTTTGAATGCTCTGTATTATGAACAAAGAACAGGAGCCGGGTTAATTATCACAGAAGGGACTGCTATTTCTCCAACTTCGATGGGAGTGCTTCATGTACCGGGGTTATTCACTAAAGAACAGGTAAATGGCTGGAAATTAGTGACTGATGCTGTTCATGAACAAGGGTCTAAAATCTTTACCCAGTTATGGCATGTAGGCAGAGTCTCTCATATTTCAAATCAGCCCGATCGGCAGGCTCCGGTAGGTGCTTCAACTATACAGGCTGCTGAATCAAATGCATGGGGATATGATGAAAATGGCAAAGAGAGTTTTGTTATTGCTTCCAAACCTAAAGCGTTGACTACAGCAGAGGTTAAGCAGGTAGTCAATGATTTTGCCAATGCATCGGCCAATGCCATAGAAGCAGGTTTTGATGGAGTGGAGCTTCATGGTGCAAATGGGTATCTGATGGAACAATTTCTCAATCCATATACCAATGACAGAACGGATCAGTATGGCGGTTCAGTAGAAAACCGCAGCAGGTTTCTGTTAGAAGCGATAGACGCCAGTATTGCTAAGATCGGTGCCGAAAAGGTTGCTATTCGTTTAACACCATATGGTGGATTGCATGAATTACCACATTATCAGGAGATAGAACAAACTTATGCTTATCTCGCATCAGAGTTAGGAAAACGCGGGATTGTATATATCCATCTCATGGATCAGAAATCACGTGGTAGTTTTGCTATACCAGATGGTTTTCTGGAACGGTTCAGAGCAAATTTTGAAGGGATTATTATTCTGGCAGGAGGGATGAATAAGGAAATTTCAGAAAAATATCTGGAGAAAGGACTCATTGATCTGGCAGCTATCGGAGAAGCATTTATTGCCAATCCTGATTTAGCAGACAGATTGAAATATGATTATGAACTTGCTTTACCTAATCGTGATTTGCATTATGGCGGAGGAGCACTTGGTTATACCGATTATCCGGTCTGCGAAGCATAG
- a CDS encoding pirin family protein: protein MKKLIEKIVTNSGKPHMVGDGFRVFNYIPGAGIPQERISPFLLLDFNPEYDFGPSNHLRGVGVHPHKGFETVTIAYKGSVAHHDSTGSHGIINSGDVQWMTAGKGILHKEYHEEAFSKKGGPFEMVQLWVNLPKKDKSVTPHYQELTAAGMGKIELPDNGGVVNVIAGSFNGVTGPAETYSPVNLIDIKLNEGAEITTSVSAGHNTALLVVNGSIEVNGEIAAEHSFVLFENKGEEIQIKANRNSVVLLLSGEPIHEPIVSYGPFVMNTNEEIDQAIEDFNSGKFGVLKD, encoded by the coding sequence ATGAAAAAGTTAATTGAAAAAATAGTGACAAATTCTGGCAAACCTCATATGGTTGGTGACGGGTTCAGGGTATTTAATTATATACCAGGTGCAGGCATTCCTCAGGAGAGAATAAGTCCTTTTTTACTATTGGACTTTAACCCGGAATACGATTTTGGACCTTCAAATCATCTTAGAGGTGTTGGAGTGCATCCACATAAAGGTTTTGAAACGGTAACAATTGCTTACAAAGGCAGTGTTGCACATCATGACAGCACAGGCAGCCACGGAATCATCAACTCTGGTGACGTTCAATGGATGACTGCTGGTAAAGGGATATTACATAAAGAATATCATGAAGAAGCCTTTTCTAAAAAAGGAGGTCCGTTTGAAATGGTTCAGTTATGGGTAAATCTTCCTAAAAAAGATAAATCTGTAACTCCGCATTATCAGGAGTTAACTGCTGCGGGTATGGGTAAAATTGAATTGCCGGATAACGGAGGTGTGGTGAATGTCATCGCCGGAAGCTTTAATGGAGTTACCGGACCTGCGGAAACCTATAGCCCGGTAAATTTAATAGATATTAAGCTGAACGAAGGTGCAGAAATCACAACATCGGTAAGTGCAGGACATAACACTGCTTTATTAGTGGTAAATGGCAGTATCGAAGTAAATGGTGAAATAGCAGCTGAACATAGTTTTGTTTTGTTTGAGAATAAAGGGGAAGAAATTCAGATCAAAGCCAATAGAAATAGCGTGGTGTTATTATTAAGCGGGGAACCTATTCATGAACCGATTGTAAGTTACGGCCCTTTTGTAATGAATACAAATGAAGAAATTGATCAGGCTATCGAAGACTTCAACAGCGGTAAATTTGGCGTGCTGAAAGATTAA
- a CDS encoding hydrolase gives MSSLPIRDQKNDQLLTPENAALILIDYQPVQVNSIASMDRQLLVNNITGVVKMAKLYNLPIILSTVNVKTGLNFETIPQLRKEMTGLPSYDRTTINAWEDAEFLEAVKATGRKKLIMTALWTEACLSFPTLDALKEGYEVYPVVDAVGGTSLAAHDAALRRMEQAGAQPVSVAQLFCELQRDWGRSETVPGFMKLFIETGGTAGIQFSYDKAE, from the coding sequence ATGAGTAGCTTACCTATCAGAGATCAAAAAAATGATCAATTATTAACGCCGGAGAATGCGGCATTAATCCTCATAGACTATCAACCTGTTCAGGTGAATTCCATTGCCTCTATGGACCGGCAGCTGTTGGTTAACAATATTACTGGTGTAGTAAAGATGGCAAAATTGTATAATCTGCCAATTATTCTTTCTACGGTAAACGTCAAGACTGGTTTAAATTTTGAAACCATTCCGCAGCTACGTAAAGAAATGACTGGTCTGCCTTCTTATGACCGTACAACAATCAATGCATGGGAAGATGCTGAATTCCTCGAAGCAGTTAAAGCAACAGGAAGAAAGAAATTAATCATGACTGCGCTTTGGACTGAAGCATGTCTGTCGTTTCCTACTCTGGATGCACTGAAAGAGGGTTATGAAGTATATCCTGTTGTTGATGCAGTTGGCGGAACTTCACTGGCAGCTCATGATGCAGCTTTAAGGAGAATGGAGCAGGCAGGTGCACAACCGGTAAGTGTAGCACAATTATTCTGTGAACTGCAAAGGGACTGGGGAAGATCAGAAACTGTTCCAGGTTTTATGAAGTTATTCATTGAAACCGGCGGAACTGCGGGTATTCAGTTTTCTTATGATAAAGCGGAGTAA
- a CDS encoding pirin family protein, with protein sequence MRKKIAHILLGREKQITKDETVLQPLPHKDFRFANPFIVLHHMGPENIVPGQELRIHPHPHRGFSPVTFQLQGEGYHKDNAGNDEIIKAGDVQWMFAGKGILHSEGPTKELLKNGGTQELIQLWVNVPQAHKWDEPCYQSATKTMQPEVLKQEGVHLRLVSGEYEEQTGPMKSFTPVTTIIGEIQQGKRVDIRAVPGYWTLIYVISGSVNINDEPVSFHHLAVLEKDNDQVILDAAEDSKILFLSALPIEEPLAAKDNFVMNTEEETNQAIAEYKNGAFGTLEF encoded by the coding sequence ATGAGAAAAAAGATAGCACATATCCTTTTAGGAAGAGAAAAACAGATTACTAAGGATGAAACGGTTTTGCAGCCTCTGCCACACAAAGATTTCAGGTTTGCAAATCCCTTTATAGTACTACACCATATGGGCCCGGAAAATATCGTTCCGGGACAGGAATTAAGAATTCACCCGCATCCTCACCGGGGTTTTTCACCGGTAACTTTCCAGCTCCAGGGCGAAGGTTATCATAAGGATAATGCCGGCAATGATGAAATCATCAAAGCTGGTGATGTGCAGTGGATGTTTGCCGGCAAAGGAATTTTACATAGTGAAGGACCAACAAAAGAGCTGCTGAAAAATGGTGGAACACAAGAGCTGATTCAGCTTTGGGTAAATGTACCTCAAGCTCATAAATGGGATGAGCCATGCTATCAGTCTGCCACTAAAACTATGCAACCGGAAGTATTAAAGCAGGAAGGTGTTCATCTGCGACTGGTAAGCGGGGAATATGAAGAACAGACCGGGCCAATGAAAAGCTTCACTCCTGTCACAACCATTATCGGTGAGATTCAGCAAGGAAAACGGGTAGACATCCGGGCTGTTCCGGGTTACTGGACATTAATATATGTGATCAGCGGATCGGTTAATATCAATGATGAACCAGTCAGTTTTCATCATCTGGCAGTGCTGGAAAAAGATAACGACCAGGTCATTTTAGATGCTGCAGAAGATTCAAAGATCCTGTTTCTCAGTGCTCTGCCAATAGAAGAGCCTTTAGCAGCTAAAGACAATTTCGTGATGAATACGGAAGAGGAAACAAATCAGGCAATTGCCGAATATAAAAACGGTGCGTTCGGCACTCTTGAATTTTAA
- a CDS encoding Crp/Fnr family transcriptional regulator, with protein sequence MNADLLLNSISKHIVLNEAEKQLLLSSLQVKKVKKKQHLLLEGDINRFAMFVTSGCLRSYHLDENGFQYIQQFAPEGWWIADMYSFITQNAGHLYIDAVFDSEIILISKVTLEKLYLEIPKLNYYFRILSENSLVTYQTRAMDNARLSAKDRYEKFCQRYPTLIDIIAQKQVASYIGVTPEFLSKMLKAESLSKS encoded by the coding sequence ATGAATGCAGACCTCCTTCTAAATAGCATCTCTAAGCATATTGTTCTTAATGAAGCAGAGAAACAATTGTTATTATCCAGTCTGCAGGTAAAAAAGGTTAAAAAAAAACAACATCTGTTACTTGAAGGAGATATCAATCGTTTTGCGATGTTTGTCACATCTGGCTGTCTGAGAAGTTATCATCTGGATGAAAATGGTTTTCAATATATTCAGCAGTTTGCTCCTGAAGGTTGGTGGATAGCAGATATGTACAGCTTTATTACACAAAATGCTGGTCATCTATACATAGATGCCGTATTTGACAGCGAAATTATTCTGATTTCAAAAGTCACCCTGGAAAAACTTTACCTGGAAATTCCAAAACTCAATTACTACTTCAGGATATTATCAGAAAATTCACTGGTCACTTATCAGACCCGTGCAATGGATAATGCCCGTCTGAGCGCCAAAGACAGATATGAAAAATTCTGTCAGCGCTACCCTACCTTAATTGATATTATAGCTCAGAAACAGGTGGCCTCCTATATTGGTGTTACACCAGAGTTTTTAAGTAAAATGCTCAAAGCAGAAAGTCTTTCAAAATCTTAA
- a CDS encoding isochorismatase family protein: MAVQTRINTDDVAILLIDHQSGLFQTVKDIDVTALRNNVAALAQVAALENIPLFTTASEPNGPNGPLMPEIHALAPHAVYIPRNGEINAWDTPAFAEAVRKSGKKKLIIAGVLTSVCVAFPSLSAKSEGFEVFAVIDASGDMSTLSSQTTIARLTLAGVVPVSTVAVLGEIQKTWHREDALQYASAYTKVMPPYQSLIESYQKAISAGKEV; encoded by the coding sequence CAATTCTTTTGATCGATCACCAAAGCGGTTTATTCCAGACTGTAAAAGACATTGATGTCACAGCTTTACGTAATAACGTAGCTGCATTAGCTCAGGTTGCAGCTCTAGAGAATATTCCGTTATTTACAACAGCGTCAGAACCTAATGGGCCTAATGGGCCGTTAATGCCTGAAATTCATGCACTGGCACCACATGCGGTATATATCCCGCGAAACGGAGAAATTAATGCATGGGATACCCCTGCATTTGCAGAAGCAGTTAGAAAATCAGGAAAAAAGAAGTTGATTATTGCAGGCGTATTAACAAGCGTTTGCGTGGCTTTTCCTTCGCTGTCAGCAAAGTCCGAAGGATTCGAAGTATTTGCTGTCATTGATGCTTCTGGTGATATGAGTACTTTATCTTCGCAAACCACTATCGCACGCCTGACACTGGCCGGGGTAGTACCAGTCAGTACTGTTGCTGTATTAGGCGAAATACAAAAAACATGGCACCGTGAGGATGCTTTGCAATATGCATCGGCTTATACGAAAGTAATGCCTCCTTATCAGTCACTAATTGAAAGTTATCAAAAAGCAATAAGTGCAGGCAAAGAAGTGTAA